CTATGCGACCATAGCCTTTACCGGCTCGATTTTGGGAGCGCCGATGGGTTACATACTGGGAAAATGGCTGGGCAAACCGATTCTGAAAAAGATTCTTCCGGAAAAATGGACGGCGCTCGCGACGGAACAATTCGATAAAAACGGGGATACGGCCGTCTTGATCGGCGCGTTCACCCCGATTCCGTTCAAGGTCTTTACCATCCTCAGCGGTGTCTTTAATTACTCGCTGACCAAGCTCATGCTGTTCGCCATTTTGGGCCGCGGAATCAAATTTTATCTGATCGGCGTCTTGTTTCATCTCTACGGCAAACACGCCAAAGTGCTGCTCGACGAGTACCTGGAGATCAGCGTTCTGGGTATCGGGGCAATCGTTGCAATTGCCTGGTTCATCTGGAATAAGCGAAAAAAGAAAAAGCTGGCATGACTGCGGAATAAAAGAGAGCAACGCGCCCGGGAGCGGATCACTTCTCCCGGGCGCGTTTTCTTTCGTGGACATTCACCTATTGCAGAACCCTCAATATATTGGAAGTGTGAGTTTTCGGAGGAGGTGAAGCGATGGCCGTCATCAAGGCAAACTCCAGAGATGTCGACATGTTGGCCCGTTTAATCCGGGCGGAAGCGGAGGGAGAAGGAGATTTAGGCATGCTCATGGTGGGAAACGTCGGCGTCAACCGCATTCTGTCCAACTGTCTGGATTTTCGCGGGATTCGGACGATGCGGCAGATGGTGTTCCAATCCCCCGGCGGGTATGAAGCGGTGCATAAGTCGTACTTTTATCAGCGCGCAAGAGACAAAGAGCGGCGCCTGGCACGAAGGGTCATTAAAGGGGAAAGGCAGCATCCCGCCTCGAATGCGCTCTGGTTCTTCCGGCCGAGCGGCAACTGTCCCGCACAATGGTTCAACCAAAGAAACTCCGGACGATACAAGGCCCACTGCTTCTTCGTCCCCACTCCCCAGGATTGTCCCCGCGTCTACTGATTGGCTTTGTTTGTTGATGGTGCTTGCAAGACAAAAAAAGGAGAGAGTTCATCATGAGTCAGCAAATGCCTTATAATCCGTATACGGCCTACCCCTACACAGAGATGTATCCGTCCTCGACCTTTCCATTCCAGATGGGTCAGCCCGGAATGCCCGGCACGCAGCAAGTCACGCCGATGCAGCCGAGCGGCTCGATGATTCCCGGCACTCCCCTGGCGCCCGGACAGGTGGTAGAGGAGTCCTACATCGAGAACATCCTCCGCCTCAACCGCGGCAAAGTGATCACCGTCTACCAAACCTTCGAGAACAACACGCAGTGGAACGCGAAGATTTTCCGCGGCGTGCTGGAGACAGCGGGACGGGACCAC
This sequence is a window from Brevibacillus composti. Protein-coding genes within it:
- a CDS encoding YqaA family protein — translated: MFEQITQAFMQYGIWGLFGLSFLDSFIVPVPPFFLQIAMSLIDPSSALRYATIAFTGSILGAPMGYILGKWLGKPILKKILPEKWTALATEQFDKNGDTAVLIGAFTPIPFKVFTILSGVFNYSLTKLMLFAILGRGIKFYLIGVLFHLYGKHAKVLLDEYLEISVLGIGAIVAIAWFIWNKRKKKKLA
- a CDS encoding cell wall hydrolase, which codes for MAVIKANSRDVDMLARLIRAEAEGEGDLGMLMVGNVGVNRILSNCLDFRGIRTMRQMVFQSPGGYEAVHKSYFYQRARDKERRLARRVIKGERQHPASNALWFFRPSGNCPAQWFNQRNSGRYKAHCFFVPTPQDCPRVY
- the gerQ gene encoding spore coat protein GerQ, producing the protein MSQQMPYNPYTAYPYTEMYPSSTFPFQMGQPGMPGTQQVTPMQPSGSMIPGTPLAPGQVVEESYIENILRLNRGKVITVYQTFENNTQWNAKIFRGVLETAGRDHIILSDPQTGKRFLLLMVNTDYITADEELNYIPPSLAFGTR